Within Candidatus Melainabacteria bacterium, the genomic segment TCCGCCCCGGTGTCACGAGCAGCAGAAGCAGGAAGATTGGCTCGAACACCGCCATCAATATAGATTTTGTCATCAATAGGAACTGGTTTGATCAACGGCGAAATAGCAGAACTCGCCTGAATAGCGATAGCTAGCGGACCATCGGAGATTCGATAAGCCTGCCCATCAACCAAATTGGTGGCAACAGCCGAAAAAGGAATCTTTGTGTCTTGCACTTGCATATCAGGTCGAGGCAATTTCTTAGTCAAGTATTTTCGGAACGATTTCCCGGTAAACAAACCAGCATAAGGATTGCTTCCCTTGAAGGGCCACAGCTTTTGCAAACCGGCCAAAACCACTTTCGGAGCGAGAGGCATGGGCGTATAAGCTTTCCTCATCGAACCATCCTGAATCATGCGCCGGATGTCATCCAGCGGTACGCCTGCCGCATAAAAACCGCCTATGATGGCACCCATACTGTTTCCAACGATATAGTCAATAGGGATATTGTTCTCTTTCAAAACCTTCAGCACACCAATATGCGCACCGCCGCGAGCACCACCCCCACCCAGCGCGAGAGCTACAGTCGGACGGCGTTTCGGTGCCCCGGCAGCTTCGGGCAGAGTGGGCGACTTTCCGGGCTCATGTTCATGAATGAGAGTTGCTTCTGAGGCTTTTTCTGCGGTCTCGGCAGGAGTACTCAGTACAGCTCCCGTCGTCATGGGCTTTGTGGCTGGGTCCAACCCATCCGGAGCAGCCTGGACCTGAGGCGGAAGTCCATTACCGGTCGTCACCTTGCTTTCGAGAGTATCACCAGGCTTTGCATTCTCCTTATTCGGGTCACCCTTCATTAACTCGCCGGGCGGAATCGGAGCACCTGCATCATCGGCATAGACGGGACAGCCAACCGTCATCATCATTGAAAGGCTCAGGACTGCGCTTAACGATAGGAAGTTCTTTCTAGTCATTTTTCAAGCTCGCTCGGTAGGACCCGGAGGGGTGACGGTGCGAACTCGACAGACGTTCCCTTCAAACCGAAGAACAAATAGAAAACCTCGCAAGGACATCGCGAGGTTTCCTGAATATTCAACAATAGCTGAGCTTGAATTATTTCGTTTCAGTAGTCGTTTTAGTGCTGTTCTCAGTTTCAGTTTTGTTGCCCGAAGTTTTTGTATCTACTTTGTGACGGGTAACAGTCTTTTTTGTTTTCGGCTTGACGTTGCCTTTCTTTGTCTCAACGGTAGTTTTAACTGTTTCTTTGCCGGTTTCGTCTGCAGCCAAAACAGATGTGGCACCCACACCAGCGAAACTCACAGCTAACATCATCGCAACTAGATTCTTCATTTTCACTCTCCAAATTTGATACTAAGGTCTGTCTCACATACTACTCACCAAATTCGAAAAAAGGAGAACAATTCGAAATTGCAACACAGCCTGAAACGCTTCGCCTGGACCCAGTTTACAGACAGGGCGATCTAATTTAACTCTAAAGCAATACAGACTGTAGACTTCACGAATTCTGCACAGGTCGTAGCCTATAAGTCACAACCTCAAGATTTGATATCTATTCTGTGATGAGTTTCTTCGTTTAAAACCTTGATGTCAACATCAAGAAATTTCTTGATCGTTTCTATATTGGTTTCTGTATGCGGAGAAATCTCGTCGGCTGTGTAAGAACCTGAGCCAGCCAGCGCAAACGGAATGATAATTTGATCGGCAAGGAATTCTCCAACCGCCGCCGTACTCTCCGTGTATTTACGAGCATATGAAACAGCATTCTCTGCCACTTTCTCTGCTGGTAAACCACGTGTGCCCACCGCTGTAAATGTCTCGGTTATGTACTCACACTCGAACTGTATAGAAAGAGCGTTACCCGGGCTGATTGCATTATCGGAAACGTCCAGCCGCAATTCGCCACCGCCCCAATCAGGCATGTTATTGCGAACATAATCAAGTTCCTTCTGCCCGATGCGCTGGGAAAGCCGCACAAGCAGCGCCCGAGCACATCGCCTCAGTGTCTTACCACGTCGAAGCAATTCTACAGTCGCCAACTTCTCTGCTGGTTTAACGGTTGCAGAAAAACTGCCACCACCAGGAGGATAAAATCCGAGCCGACCCAATTCCAATTTTACAACTGGTCCAAACTGTTCGAGTGTTGGTACGTATGTCTCCTTAACGTAGTCAAATGGCGGTGCATGCGGGTTATGCGTGCCGCCGCTAAAGGAGAGTTCGCTTTTCTCGGAGCACAACATTAGAGGCGGTAGTATCGTTTGAAAAACCAGAGTGGTACTGCCTGCAGTGCCAATATCAAATTCGTACTTACCAGGTTTAACTTTTCCTGGTTCAAATATCAATGACTGAGATGTCTTGGAGTCACCTTGAACGGTGGCATCACCAACAGTCGCCGCTGCTCGCACAGCAGTCAGATGCTGCTGCTGCAAACCAGGATTAGTACGATTGGCGCGAATGTTAATCAGCTTGAACGGTTTACCCGTAACAAGAGACAAAGCCAGTGACGTGCGAAGTATCTGCCCGCCGCCTTCGCCAAAAGATCCATCAATAGTTAACATTCATCCCCACCCAAAGTCTCCGCGCCTAGTTGCCCTCATCGAAATTGATGTGATGTGGAATCGTAGGGTCGAGACTCTGCGCTTTCTCCACATCAGCTTGTGACAACTCAAGCTTATTTTGTTCATGATACAACCGGGCGCGAGCCAAATAAAATCTTGATTTCGTCGAGTCGAGCTTTATCGCCTCGTTGAAATCAGCCAGTGCCTTGTCAGCCTCGCCCAGGCGCTTATAGGTCTTACCCCGGCGAAAAATCTCTGCGGCATCGGTCGGGTTGTCTTTTATATACTCATTTTGTTTGTTCAGCAATTCCTGCAAATCTTCTTTCGAACTATGAGTAGTTTGAGTCGACGCGGATGAGTCAGCGGTCTTAGGCTCGTTCAACTCGGGATGCTCGACGAGATACTTTGCTACCGCTTTCTCGTAAGCCGTAACGGCGCCCTGGTTTTTCGGATTGACGGTCTGAGTTTTCGCCTTTCCCTGATCCTTGAGGAACTGCTTAACAAGTTGCGGATTAAGCTTAAATGCCTGCAGGTAGTTCTCTACCGCCTTATCGTCATTGCCTTGCTTAGCCTCGATAGTGCCGATCCAAAGAACAGGCTGGCAGTCGTAGGGGGCAGCTTGCATCACTCTTTCAAAGTCGGAACGAGCCTCGGCAAATTTGTTCTGATAGTAGTAGCATTGCCCGCGCTCGAACAGGGCATCCGTATTGTTCATATTCAGCCCCAGCGCTTCAGTGAAGGATGAAATCGCGCCATCGAAGTCTCTGTGTGACTTCTCGAGTTTCCCCCTCTCCATGAGCGGCATCGGCGCCTCGGCTCGTCTGGGGCCCGTCTCAGTCAGAGTAATCGGCTGCTGAGCCCCGGCTGTTGGCTGCAGCGAAACGAAACAAACGAGCGCAGTCGGTAGAGAAACCTTCAACAAAACTGAAATTGTCATGAATTATCCTCGCCTTGCCCAAACCGCCTGCCCATTCAGCCCTAACATTGATTTAGTTAAGTAAATGTTCGAACTGCAGACCAAACGCCATTCTACGTTGTGGCGATATGATAGAGCTTCGGTTTTAGCCGGTAACGTCCACAGATACGGGGTTTAACAAAATGGAAGTATCCCACAGATTGAAAGCGATTCCTCCCTACGTTTTCGCGGAGATCGACAAGAAACGACAAGCTGTCGTTGCTCGAGGCGTAGACGTAATCAATCTCGGTATCGGCGACCCCGATCAACCAACACCGCGCCACA encodes:
- a CDS encoding RNA 3'-terminal phosphate cyclase translates to MLTIDGSFGEGGGQILRTSLALSLVTGKPFKLINIRANRTNPGLQQQHLTAVRAAATVGDATVQGDSKTSQSLIFEPGKVKPGKYEFDIGTAGSTTLVFQTILPPLMLCSEKSELSFSGGTHNPHAPPFDYVKETYVPTLEQFGPVVKLELGRLGFYPPGGGSFSATVKPAEKLATVELLRRGKTLRRCARALLVRLSQRIGQKELDYVRNNMPDWGGGELRLDVSDNAISPGNALSIQFECEYITETFTAVGTRGLPAEKVAENAVSYARKYTESTAAVGEFLADQIIIPFALAGSGSYTADEISPHTETNIETIKKFLDVDIKVLNEETHHRIDIKS
- a CDS encoding tetratricopeptide repeat protein, which translates into the protein MTISVLLKVSLPTALVCFVSLQPTAGAQQPITLTETGPRRAEAPMPLMERGKLEKSHRDFDGAISSFTEALGLNMNNTDALFERGQCYYYQNKFAEARSDFERVMQAAPYDCQPVLWIGTIEAKQGNDDKAVENYLQAFKLNPQLVKQFLKDQGKAKTQTVNPKNQGAVTAYEKAVAKYLVEHPELNEPKTADSSASTQTTHSSKEDLQELLNKQNEYIKDNPTDAAEIFRRGKTYKRLGEADKALADFNEAIKLDSTKSRFYLARARLYHEQNKLELSQADVEKAQSLDPTIPHHINFDEGN